The region AAATTTTGTTTTCTAAATGTTCTAAATCTTTAAAATCAATTAAAATGTTCTTAAAGATAAATTTTTCGCAAGCTGTAAAACCTACATCTATATAAATGGCGCCAATTAATGCTTCAAGTAAATTGCCGTTTATGTTATCGCCAAAATTAGTAACTTTTGCTTTTGATTGTACCAGTTTTATAAGTTGTAGTTTTTTGCCTATGCTGTTTAGGAAGTTACGGTTTACAATTTTAGAACGCATTTGGGTTAAGTAACCTTCATCGCCTTTAGGTGCATTTTTGTATAAAAAAGCAGCTATTACAAGGCCTAAAACAGCATCGCCTAAAAATTCTAAACGCTCGTAATTTAAAGCATCGCCATTAATGGTTGTTTTGTTTAACGACCGGTGTGTACAAGCGGTTTCAAACAACGTAATGTTTTT is a window of Myroides sp. JBRI-B21084 DNA encoding:
- the rnc gene encoding ribonuclease III yields the protein MNWFKKILNKKSPIPNSGIFYSNITKIIGYKPKNITLFETACTHRSLNKTTINGDALNYERLEFLGDAVLGLVIAAFLYKNAPKGDEGYLTQMRSKIVNRNFLNSIGKKLQLIKLVQSKAKVTNFGDNINGNLLEALIGAIYIDVGFTACEKFIFKNILIDFKDLEHLENKISSYKSLFIEYCQKNKHSFKFENCDDNGKDPVKHFCIKLYFNNVEIARGRATSKKKAEEKAAQRAYFALQNKM